Within Triticum dicoccoides isolate Atlit2015 ecotype Zavitan chromosome 1B, WEW_v2.0, whole genome shotgun sequence, the genomic segment GCAGTGCTGTGAGCCTCCACTGAGTTGTAGTGCTCCTCCACTTGCATATGTCGTCTTAACATGTGGTGATACTTATATGGTGCCGAATAATTCCCCTATGAtgccaattgcacaataatgttatGGTGATCTAGTTGTCCATTCAATGTCAGATGACGTGTGACTGCACACACTGAAAAATCACCTTCTCTAAACCTTATATGGTCCACTGCTTGCCTCTGCTATTTACTTTGATGTCATATGCAATTCAATCGAAGTTCAAATTCCCAAATATTTGGCTAGTTGACTGTTGAAAATTTAGTTGCTCCACAAGGTGTTCCATGAACATTTCTTGTAGTCATTCTACATATTTTGTAAGTTGTAGCCATGTGCAGATATTGATAttgctccctctgttcctaaatataggaTGTTTTGGTAGTTCAATTGACCTCGATTTTGGCAGATTCCCTACACGTGTGTATCTATCAAGTCATCTTACTAGCGGCTGTTCAATTGACCTTGATCATGCAGGAACGTCACTGGATTCTGGAATCTGACCGAGATCCCGCCGGAGCTCTTCAACTCGATGGAGCTAGTCTCTCTGTGAGTCATGGCATTGGTGTCTGTTGCTGTGCAAACTGCTTACACTAGGCAATGCGAGAATTAAACAACCTACTAGAAGTAGGACAATGAGGTCAGTCCCTCCACTCCTCCTCAcagcgccccctctcttcctccctccCGGCATTTCGAGTTTGGATCCGTGATTGCAACTCCTCTTTTTTGTAATTGCAGCAATGTCGCTTGATGAGTTGATGTCGTTCATGATATGATGTTCTGTATGCAGATCAATGTGCCTAACAACAACCAGCAGTTCATCAGCATCCTGACTGGCCATGTTAACTCCGCGTCCTACTTCTCGATGGATGCTGCATCCTTCCCCAGCAGGCTGCCAATGGCTGCGTGCCTGCACCCTGCTGCTTCTGCGCCGGTGCCGGCCACCGCGCCCAGTCGCCACGGCCAGCGGCAGCAGTCTCCTCGGCGGACGGCAGTGTGCAGGTGTGCACCCTGGCACTGGGGACTAGAGACGTGCAGCATAGAAGGCCAGCAGCTAGGAGCTGAGCAGCTGCACACAGAGCCGGAGGTAAGATTGAGGTGGACCAGATTGCTAATTTCTACCTAGTACAGTACATTTCGTTGGTTGCTAGAGAGCTGAGAGCTACCTAGTGCATAGAAGATGAATCCCAGCTTGTACAAATAAATGAATGATAAGCAGGCTAAGTAACATAATAACCAGCCTTTAGTTGTCTGCTAATTGCTATCCAGTACAGTACATGAACACATTTACATATTCGTTGAACTTCTCAATGCATGTACTATGTAGGCTTGAGACTAAGTTGCTGCTTAGGGTCAAGCTGGTTGGAGGCGGGTTTAGTGCATCCATGCTACTTGATATTAGATGTATTTTTTGTTATGATTATTAAGGAATACTATCAACTAATATCAAATAGCACAGCTAGTGATCTATCTGGTTCTAGTGAATGGGCAGCTGCAGATGTAGAATACGGTGATGTGCACTGATAGTATTGCAGTAGTAGCAACAGAATagcccaactctgaagaaaagcttGTAACAAAATTGATGCATATGATTAAACTGATGTGTAATTTGTTGTGCACAACTGACACGTAAATGCTCTCTCGGGTGTCGGAGCAACAGCGAGCAACGGACCTTTTCTCGCAGAAGGTGAAGAGGTCGTCGTTCAGCACGTCGGACAAGGTAATGTCGTCTTACAAATTCTTACAAAAGTTTCATACCTACAAGACACAAACAGAATGAATTGATATTTGTATATGCCATGGAATTTTGAGCAGGTTCTTCAGCTGTCGGACGAGGTGGAGGCATGCTTCCTGTAGCACTTCGTGGGTAACGACTCAAGGTGCAGGTGACATCCATTATTCTCACTTAGGCGAATCTGAATGGGAATTCTGGACTTCTCTTTTGTGCTAATACAATGATATTAGATGTCTGTTGGTTGCTATATATGGGTAAGACGAATTGAATTGAATCCTGCTGTTTTCTTTTTGATGTACGCACACAAATGATTGTCATTCATGAACAACAAGCAACCATACTAGTTCCTACCTATGTTCCAGATATTGTTGTACGTATTATTTATTGTTGTACATATACACAACCTATTGTTGTACGTATCACTTCGAGAGATATTATGTGCTCTTAGACTATCATTGCATTGCGTGCTGTTCCTGCATACCTGTATCTCAAGCATTGCACATTTGTGTTTGTTTAGGCGGACAACTACCCGTATAATATGCAAAACAACAACAAAGCTAGTGATGCTATGCTAAGATTAATGTGTACTTGTCAAACTCAAGATTACCCCTGTTAAAAGTTTGAAATGTCTTTTTTTTTAAATTGAAAGAGTCCTTCTAGCTTGTGTAGGTGTCTTGCGATCCTGTTCTAATTAATGTGTACAGTGCAAGCTCTTGTTTTTGTCTAAATGCGTGCACATAAGTTCAATTACCTTCTGAGAAATACTTGATGcactttttttttctgtttctcaAATACAAAATAGCTTGCTCCTTCTAGTTGTGGCATCCCCATTGTTAATCTTTATGATGTTGTTCCTCACTAGTATTCACTGATAACTATGCCTCGTTTTGATTGTTCTATTGTTATTTATGCCAAAAGGTTAACATGTTCGAATTTATTTTGTTCCTGACCATTTTGTTTTATAACATGCAGATGGTGGCCTCTATTCATGTTTCGTCGTGAGCTCCAGGATGAAGAAGTTGGAAGAAGCAATGCATGATGGATCTAGGAGCAGTATAATGCTGATTTGTAAACTTGTTGTAATGCTAATTCAGGTTGTAATGCTGATTGTATGTGGCATCCTTCATTGTACACTTGTGGAGTTTGTTATATGATTGTAAACTTGATGCTGATCACATTGTATGTGTGTTATATGATCTAACACTTTGATGGTTGATAACATTTGAAGTATTTCGTGTGTTTTctgtgtgccaatttaaataccaggtatttatttgcatgaaataaaaaaaatgaagAATATTGCCTTGACGGCTAGGACCCAGTATTAGaacctgacaatggggacccacctgactagtgaacccaatttagaaaaaaagaaaaaaatgaaattgttgagacaaaaaggccatggcccCAAAATAAAAAGGCTAcaatgttgggcttggtccattaagctgacaaaaaattcataggaaaaaatatataaatgggctgaattaatgggcttggcccatgtagaaaatcgaattggaccgggctgaattttgtgccacatcagcttgccacgctggatgcctacgtggcccggggaggttgctagtgaccaaaacgccacagtggacatattttggtcataaacgtctatgaccattccagaagaaagctcgctatagtcagtttacgactgccagcttttgaccttctgtttttggtcacaaaaaggtcgcaaatgaaaaaccatgacctttcagtgaccaatagtggtggtcacaagtttacatatttcttgtagtgacctaATGTGGCGGCTAGCCTGGGGCGAGGCATGAACCTCGGCAAAAAGATTCGGGAAGTTGGTGTTACACCAACGACCACTGACCGACTCGCGGAGGAAACTCCACAGGAACTGGGCAGAAACGCAGGACAAGAAGATATGATTGGAGTCCTCGAGCGTCCCACACAGGGGGCACATCCCATCACTGGGGCCATTTCGCTTCAGCACTTCCACTTGGACGTTCCCACGGATCCATTGCCAAAGGAAGATCCTGATCTTTAGGGGAGTTTGATCTCCCAGGTCACTATAAGTGGCTCCGAGGCGGGAATGGGGATGATGGCCCTGTAGAGGGATTTAGAGGAGAAGTAGCCCAAAGGATCTAAGCGCCAAGAAACAAGGTCCTGAGGTCTCGCGAGGTCCGGCTCATGGAGAGCAACGGTGTCCAGGAGCTCGTGCCACACGCTCAATTCCAGGGGCCTAAAGGGCCGCCTGAACGCgagacgccctaagtcaataagagcCGTCTCGACGGAGATCCTAGGGTCCATAGCGATGGCAAACAAGTCCGGGAAGCGGGCCGCAAAGGGGGAGTCACCCGCCCACCTATCGAACCAGAATAGCGTACTAGAGCCCGTTCCTATAGCGATGGAGGTCCCAATCCAGAGGACAGGGAGCAGCTGGATGATGGATTGCCAGAACTGGGAGCCACCAGTCCGTTTGCAGAAAGCAAGGGGTTGGTCGCGAAggtatttcttccggataatctgCAGCCATAGACCATCCTCACCGCCGGCGATCCGCCAAAACCATCGAGTGaggagggcaatgttcatgcgTTTGGAAGACATGATACCAAGGCTGCCTTGGTCACGAGGTTTGCAAATCTCGGACAACCGAACCATGTGGTATTTCTGTTTGTCTCCCTCGCCCACCTAGAAGAAGTGTGCCTGAATCGTGCTAATCTCATGGTGTAGGGTCTCAGGCAGGATGTAGAAACTCATGATGAAAAGTAGGAGGCTGGACATGTTTGAGTTTATGAGGATTGTCCGAGCCACCTCCGATAGCCACTTGCCCTGCCAGGGTTCGATGTGGTGTTGAAGTTTGAGCACTGAGGGCCTCAAATCAGCAACAGACAAGCGAGAGTCACTGATGGGAATCCCCAAGTAGGTAGTGGGGAACGAACCTAATGGGAAATTAAGCCGGTCGCAGGAGAGTACCCTAACACCATGACCTGactcttgtcgaagttgatcttgaggcccgacAGGTGCTGGAAGCATAGGAGGAGGAACTTGAGATACATGATATCATTCGCGGATCCTTCTACCATAATAATGGTGTCGTCTGCGCACTGGAGCAGAGAGACCCCACTGCCTCGGGCAAGGTGGGGAACAATGCCGCGAATGTGGCCCGCAGCCTTCGCCTTGTCGAGGATTGACCTAAGAGCGTCGACTACCATGTTGAAAAGGAAAGGGGAGAACGGGTCGCCCTGCCTGACCCCACATAAGGTGGGGAAATAGGGGCCTATCTCCCGTTGATGTTGATGGCAGTTTGACCAGAGGACACCATCTGCATGACTCGCGTGACGACCCAGCGGTCATCGAAGCCTTTCCTAATCAACACTTCCCGAAGGAAAGGCCAGCTGATAGTGTCATATGCCTTATGAAAGTCAATCTTCAGGAAGACAGCCTTGAGGTGCTTGGCGCAGGCCTTGTGGAGTACCTCGTGAAAGACGAGGACTCCGTCAAGGATGCACCATCCCTGGATGAAGGCTGATTGATCCGGGAGGGTGATGCGGTTGGCCAAAAAGGTCACCCTATTGGTGTATCCCTTTGCCAAGATGTGGAAGATCACATTAAAGATGGTGATCGGGCGGAACTGGCAAATATCCATCGCACCAGGAACCTTGGGGATGAGAGTAATGACCCCATAGTTGAGGAGACGAAGGTCGCAAGTGCCCCTATAGAATTCTTCAAAGAGGGCCATCACCTCAGGTTTGATCGCACTCCAAAAAGTTTGAAAGAACTTCACCGGTAGACAGTCCGGGCCCAGCGTGGAGGTTGCATTCATGCCCTTAATGGTCATCCACACCTCCTGCTCAGAGAATGGAGCCGTGAGGGCAGCATTCTTCTCTGCCGAGATGCATTGGCCGTCCAGCTAGAAGTTAGCAGCTAAGGCTCGGGGAGGCCGCGAAGAGGGCTTTATAGAAGCCATCAACGTGGAACCGGATGTCGGCCAGGCGCTAAATAAGGGTCTCCCCATCCCATAAGAAAGGAATCATGTTGCACCACCGGCGGCCATTGGCGACGGCCTGAAAATAGGCAGTGTTGGCATCACCTTTCAGGACCCACTTTTGGGTCCCCCGTAAGCGCCAATAGGCCACCTCGTCTGTCTATATGACCAAGAGTTGATCTTCTAGATCGTATCCAAGCAGCCATTCATCTGGGGCGAGTCCAGTCCAGTCCGCGCAGATATCCAGGGCCTGAATGGCCGAGAGGATGGACTTTTTCCGCTCACGAAGATCTCGGCCAAGGTTAGCaccccatgttggggaacgttgaagaaaacaaaaattttcctactcgtttcaccaagatcatctaggagttcatctagcaacgagtgattagatgcatctacatacctttgtagatcgcgagcggaagcgttcaaaagaacggtgatgatgtagtcgtactcgacgtgatccaaatcaccgatgaccagcgccgaacggacggcacctccgcgttcaacacacgtacggaacagccacgtctcctccttcttgatccagcaagggagggaggagaggttgagggagatggcaccagcagcagcatgacgacgtggtgttgatggagctgcagtactccggtagagcttcgctaagcactatggaggtggaggaggtgttggagagggagaaggaggcaaccaaaggccagggcgttcaggtatgaagtccctcctctcccccactatatataggagggccaagggggggtggccggccctaggagatccaatctcctaggtggtgcggcggccaagggggtttccctcccccccaaggcacctaggaggtgccttcccctcctaggactctttccccctcaagccctaggcgcatgggcctatgtggggctggtgcccttggcccatgtaggccaaggcgcaccccctacagcccatgtggcccccccccaggacaggtggacccacccggtggacccccgggacccttccggtggtcccggtacaataccgataaccccgaaacttgtcccgatgcccgaaacaggacttcccatatataaatctttacctccggaccattccggaactcctcgtgacgtccgggatctcatccgggactccgaacaacattcgggttactgcatatacatatccctacaaccctagcgtaactgaaccttaagtgtgtagaccctatgggttcaggagacaagcagacatgaccgagacgactctccggtcaataaccaacagcggtatctggatacccatgttggctcccacatgctccacgatgatctcatcggatgaaccacgatgtcgaggattctatcaaccccgtacgctattccctttgtctatcgatatgttacttgcccgagattcgatcgtcggtatcccaatacctcgttcaatctcgttaccggcaagtcactttactcgtaccgtaatgcatgatcccgtgaccagacacttggtcactctgagctcattatgatgatgcattaccgagtgggcccagtgatacctctccatcatacggagtgacaaatcccagtcttgatccatgtcacccaacagacattttcggagatacccgtagtctacctttatagtcacccagttacttgtgacgtttggcatacccaaagcactcctacggtatccgggagttacacgatctcatggtctaaggaaaaaatactttgacattgcaaaactctagcaaacgaactatacgatcttgtgctatgtttaggattgggtcttgtccatcacatcattctcccaatgatgtgatctcgttatcaatgacatccagtgtccatagtcaggaaaccatgactatctgttgatcaacgagctagtcaactagaggctcactagggacatgttggtgtctgttattcacacatgtattacgatttccggataacacaattatagcatgaataaagacaattatcatgaacaaggaaatataataataatgcttttattattgcctctagggcatatttccaacagtctcccacttgcactagagtcaataatctagttacattgtgatgaatcgaacacccatggaattctggtgttgatcatgttttgctctagggagaggtttagtcaacggatctgctacattcaggtccgtatgtactttacaaatctctatgtctccatcttgaacattttcacgaatggagttgaagcgatgcttgatgtgccttgtcttcttgtgaaacctgggctctttgacaagtgcaatagctccagtgttgtcacagaagagcttgatcggccccgacgcattgggtatgactcctaggtcggtgatgaactccttcacccatattgcttcatgtgctgcctccgaggctgccatgtactccgcttcacatgtagatcccgccacgacgcttttcttgcaactgcaccagcttactgccccaccattcaaaatatacacgtatccggtttgtgacttagagtcatccagatctgtgtcgaagctagcgtcgacgtaaccctttacgacgagctcttcgtcacctccataaacgagaaacatttccttagtccttttcaggtacttcaggatattcttgaccgctgtccagtgttccttgccgggattactttggtaccttcctaccaaactgacggcaaggttaacatcaggtctggtacacagcatggcatacataatagaacctatggctgaggcataggggatgacgctcatctcttctatatcttctgccgtggtcggacactgagctgagctcaatttcacaccttgtaacacaggcaagaaccctttcttggattgatccatattgaacttcttcaatatcttatcaaggtatgtgctttgtgaaagacctatgaggcttcttgatctatctctatagattttgatgcctaatatataagcagcttctccaaggtccttcattgaaaaacttttattcaagtaggccttgatgctgtccaagagttctatatcatttcccatcaagagtatgtcatctacatataatatgagaaatgctacagagctcccactcactttcttgtaaacgcaggcttctccataagcctgtgtaaacccaaacgctttgatcatctcatcaaagcgaatgttccaactccgagatgcttgcaccagcccataaatcgagcgttggagcttgcacactttgtcagcattcttaggatcgacaaaaccttccggctgcatcatatacaattcttccttaaggaaaccattaaggaatgccgttttgacgtccatttgccatatttcgtaatcatagaatgcggcaattgctaacatgattcggacggacttcagcttcgctaccggtgagaaagtctcatcgtagtcaaccccttgaacttgtcgataacccttagcgacaagccgagctttatagatggtcacattaccatccgcgtctgtcttcttcttaaagatccatttattttctatggctcgccgttcaacgggcaagtcagtcaaagtccatacttcgttttcatacatggatcctatctcggatttcatggcttctagccatttgtcggaatccgggcccgccatcgcttcttcatagttcgaaggttcaccgttgtctaacaacatgatttccaagacagggttgccgtaccactctggtgcggaacgtgtccttgtgtccactagtaggactcctcccccttggaaaccctaggcgcatgggccttgtggggctggtgcccttggcccaagcaggccaaggcgcaccccctacagcccatgtggcccccggggatgggtggccccacccggtgggcccccgggacccctccggtggtcccggtacaataccgataaccccgaaacttgtcccgatgcccgaaacaggacttcccatatataaatctttacctccggaccattccggaactcctcgtgacgtccgggatctcatacgggactccgaacaacattcgggttactgcatatacatatccctacaaccctagcgtaaccgaaccttaagtgtgtagaccctacgggttcgggagacaagcagacatgaccgagacgactctctggtcaataaccaacagcgggatctggatacccatgttggctcccacatgctccacgatgatctcatcggatgaaccatgatgtcgaggattctatcaaccccgtacgctattccctttgtctatcgatatgttacttgcccgagattcgatcgtcggtatcccaatacctcgttcaatctcgttaccggcaagtcactttactcgtaccgtaatgcatgatcccgtgaccagacacttggtcactctgagctcattatgatgatgcattaccgagtgggcccagtgatacctctccgtcatacggagtgacaaatcccagtcttgatccatgtcacccaacagacactttcggagatatccgtagtctacctttatagtcacccagttacgttgtgacgtttggcatacccaaagcactcctacggtatccgggagttacacgatctcatggtctaaggaaaagatacttgacattggaaaactctagcaaacgaactatacgatcttgtgctatgtttaggattgggtcttgtccatcacatcattctcctaatgatgtgatctcgttat encodes:
- the LOC119319234 gene encoding uncharacterized protein LOC119319234 isoform X1; this translates as MMFCMQINVPNNNQQFISILTGHVNSASYFSMDAASFPSRLPMAACLHPAASAPVPATAPSRHGQRQQSPRRTAVCRCAPWHWGLETCSIEGQQLGAEQLHTEPERATDLFSQKVKRSSFSTSDKVMSSYKFLQKFHTYKTQTE
- the LOC119319234 gene encoding uncharacterized protein LOC119319234 isoform X2 — protein: MMFCMQINVPNNNQQFISILTGHVNSASYFSMDAASFPSRLPMAACLHPAASAPVPATAPSRHGQRQQSPRRTAVCRCAPWHWGLETCSIEGQQLGAEQLHTEPERATDLFSQKVKRSSFSTSDKVLQLSDEVEACFL